A genomic window from Haladaptatus caseinilyticus includes:
- the gltB gene encoding glutamate synthase large subunit produces the protein MTMNLADPTDHRSNCGVGVVLNLDADATADHETVSDGLSLLANLEHRGTTGAEPNTGDGAGILVRRPDEFFAAILDSELPETYAVGQLFLPRENATRQSLQRTVEDVLESEGLSVFHWRTVPTENAELGETALDSEPAVVQCFVEPETDLSTDDFDRTLYVARRVLEREIGSPETDDGERFYVCSLDRKTLVYKGLLTCEQLSDYYPDLTDARFKSTLAMVHARFSTNTLGAWHLAHPYRRTIHNGEINTIRGNVNWMTARESDLESDRLGSDVSRITPVTRDDQSDTASLDNVLELLLQDGRSLPHALRMLVPEAWRSRTDGDRQAWYDFHASLVEPWDGPALVAATDGERIGAVLDRNGLRPCRYDVTADDRLVMASEAGALDVPEDEIVERGRLQPGQLFLADPAAGGVVSDEEVFADLTDEKYAEWVENEQLRLPETELATSSSSQKTAGTSVPLRAQQAVWGYTDDELTELIEPMARQGKDPVGSMGDDTPLSVLSDFDRPLFSYFKQLFAQVTNPPIDYIREELVTSLETRLGRQRNLLGESADHARQLVLDSPVVSDGELSAMHETDLAVEVVDITFDPGIGLRNAIEHVRSEVRNAVETGAEIVVLSDRNTDENRVPIPSLLATGAVHHHLVREGLRTKTGLVVESGDPRTVHHLATLVGYGAGAVNPYLAYETIADLVAGPEGADEAAALDAYGTALETGLLKTMAKMGISTVESYRGAQIFEAVGLNGDVVDEYFTGTENRTEGIGIEEIESDLLARHEAAFDGNDEPKLARQGEYEHRSNGIHHQWNPKTVGALQRAVRQGSEEEYRSFAAEINDQNERLQTLRGLIDFDTTVRESIPIETVEPVEKIVERFSTAAMSLGSLSPEAHENNAIAMNRIGGKSNTGEGGEPPERFDTERECSVKQVASGRFGVTSRYLQSADELQIKMAQGSKPGEGGHLPGGKVNEAIAHVRHATPGVGLISPPPQHDIYSIEDLKQLIYDLKTASDGSDINVKLVSEAGIGTIAAGVAKANADVVHISGHSGGTGASPRTSIKNAGLPWELGLAEANQMLRRTGLRSRIRVSVDGGLKTGRDVAVAALLGAEEFSFGTASLVTSGCVMARQCHKNTCPVGIATQDEDLRARFPGEPDHVINYMTFIATELREIMAELGVRTVEEMVGRVELLRQRETDHPKARRLDLSAVLADPADGEGADDNRTKTRDQDHALDDHIDHILLTAARSAIEGDDTVEIEGSISNRDRAVGSMLSGRVSAVHGESGLPDGTITCRFDGTAGQSFGAFAQSGVDLFLTGTANDYVGKGLSGGRIVLQTPDDAGYDAGNVVVGNVALYGATEGEAYVNGVAGERFAVRNSGAKAVVEGVGDHGCEYMTGGVVAVLGEIGENFAAGMTGGVAYVRDNSGIRERINGETVSLSSELEDRDEAVLRRLVENHATATDSEVARSLLERWKSAKETFVKVMPDAYRQAIEAGQEDVRTTPPSAVPTSGEPSRIEIVSDD, from the coding sequence ATGACGATGAACCTCGCCGACCCGACCGACCACCGGTCGAACTGCGGCGTCGGCGTCGTACTTAACCTCGACGCTGACGCCACCGCCGACCACGAAACCGTCTCCGACGGCCTTTCACTTCTCGCAAATCTCGAACATCGTGGAACGACGGGTGCAGAACCGAACACCGGAGACGGTGCTGGTATCCTCGTCCGACGGCCGGACGAGTTTTTTGCGGCGATTCTCGACTCCGAACTACCCGAAACCTACGCAGTCGGGCAGTTGTTTCTCCCTCGCGAGAACGCTACGCGCCAGTCCTTGCAACGAACCGTCGAGGACGTTCTCGAATCGGAAGGCCTGTCGGTCTTCCACTGGCGCACGGTCCCGACCGAGAATGCCGAACTCGGCGAGACGGCCCTCGACTCCGAACCCGCTGTCGTCCAATGTTTCGTCGAACCTGAGACCGACCTGTCGACGGATGATTTCGACCGAACGCTCTACGTTGCCCGACGCGTCCTCGAACGGGAAATCGGAAGTCCGGAAACGGACGACGGTGAGCGATTCTACGTTTGCTCGCTCGATCGCAAAACGCTCGTTTACAAAGGACTACTGACCTGCGAACAACTTTCGGACTACTATCCGGACCTGACCGACGCTCGATTCAAATCCACCCTCGCCATGGTTCACGCCCGATTTTCGACCAATACGCTCGGCGCATGGCATCTCGCACACCCCTATCGCAGAACCATCCACAACGGGGAAATCAACACTATTCGTGGGAACGTCAACTGGATGACCGCTCGCGAAAGCGACCTCGAAAGCGACCGACTGGGATCGGATGTCTCCCGAATCACGCCCGTGACGCGGGATGACCAGAGCGATACGGCCAGCCTCGACAACGTCCTCGAACTGCTTTTGCAGGACGGACGAAGCCTTCCACACGCACTCAGGATGCTCGTTCCTGAGGCGTGGCGCTCACGAACCGACGGGGACCGACAAGCATGGTACGATTTTCACGCCTCGCTCGTCGAACCGTGGGACGGCCCCGCGCTCGTCGCCGCAACCGACGGGGAGCGAATCGGCGCAGTGCTCGACCGAAACGGACTGCGTCCCTGTCGCTACGACGTGACCGCCGACGACCGTCTCGTCATGGCGAGCGAAGCGGGTGCACTCGACGTTCCCGAGGACGAAATCGTGGAGCGCGGCCGACTCCAACCGGGACAACTGTTTCTCGCGGATCCAGCGGCTGGCGGTGTCGTCTCCGACGAAGAAGTCTTCGCGGACCTGACCGACGAGAAGTACGCCGAGTGGGTGGAAAATGAGCAACTACGACTGCCCGAAACTGAACTCGCGACTTCGAGCAGTTCGCAAAAAACCGCGGGCACCAGCGTGCCACTCCGCGCTCAACAAGCGGTGTGGGGTTACACGGACGACGAACTGACCGAACTCATCGAACCGATGGCTCGGCAGGGGAAAGACCCGGTCGGTTCGATGGGCGACGATACGCCCCTTTCGGTGCTTTCCGACTTCGACCGTCCGCTGTTCTCGTATTTCAAACAGCTGTTCGCACAGGTGACGAACCCGCCGATAGATTACATCCGCGAGGAACTGGTGACGAGCCTCGAAACTCGACTCGGCCGCCAGCGAAATCTCCTCGGCGAATCTGCGGACCACGCCCGACAACTCGTCCTCGATTCGCCGGTGGTGTCCGATGGGGAACTGTCCGCAATGCACGAGACCGACCTCGCGGTCGAGGTGGTGGACATCACCTTCGATCCGGGGATCGGTCTGCGGAACGCCATCGAACACGTCCGTTCCGAGGTCCGAAATGCGGTCGAGACGGGTGCCGAAATCGTCGTTCTCTCCGACCGCAACACCGACGAAAACCGGGTTCCGATCCCCTCCTTGCTGGCGACGGGTGCGGTTCACCACCATCTCGTCCGTGAGGGTCTGCGAACCAAAACCGGACTGGTGGTCGAGTCCGGCGATCCCAGAACCGTCCATCACTTGGCGACGCTCGTCGGGTACGGCGCGGGTGCCGTCAATCCGTATCTCGCGTACGAGACCATCGCTGATTTGGTGGCCGGACCGGAGGGTGCGGACGAGGCTGCAGCCCTCGACGCCTACGGTACCGCGCTGGAGACGGGACTGCTGAAAACGATGGCGAAGATGGGAATCTCGACCGTCGAGAGTTACCGCGGTGCCCAGATTTTCGAGGCGGTTGGGCTGAACGGTGATGTCGTAGACGAATACTTCACGGGCACCGAAAATCGTACCGAGGGCATCGGCATCGAGGAGATCGAGTCCGACCTGCTCGCCCGTCACGAGGCAGCGTTCGACGGAAACGACGAACCGAAACTCGCCCGGCAGGGTGAGTACGAACACCGCTCGAACGGGATTCACCATCAGTGGAACCCGAAGACGGTCGGCGCGCTTCAGCGCGCCGTCAGACAAGGGAGCGAGGAGGAATACCGATCGTTCGCGGCCGAAATCAACGACCAGAACGAGCGACTCCAGACGCTGCGTGGACTGATAGATTTCGACACCACCGTGCGCGAGTCGATCCCGATCGAGACGGTCGAACCGGTGGAGAAAATCGTGGAGCGATTTTCGACTGCCGCGATGAGCCTCGGGTCGCTGTCGCCGGAAGCCCACGAGAACAACGCCATCGCGATGAATCGAATCGGCGGCAAATCGAATACGGGTGAAGGTGGCGAACCGCCGGAGCGATTCGATACCGAGCGTGAATGTTCGGTAAAGCAGGTCGCGAGCGGTCGGTTCGGCGTCACGAGCAGGTATCTCCAGTCCGCCGACGAACTACAAATCAAGATGGCGCAAGGGTCGAAACCCGGCGAAGGTGGTCATCTTCCCGGTGGGAAGGTGAACGAAGCGATAGCACACGTTCGTCACGCCACGCCCGGTGTAGGGCTCATCTCGCCGCCGCCACAGCACGACATCTACAGCATCGAAGACCTGAAACAACTCATCTACGACCTGAAGACGGCCAGTGACGGGTCCGACATCAACGTCAAACTCGTCTCGGAGGCCGGTATCGGGACGATTGCCGCGGGCGTCGCCAAGGCGAACGCGGACGTGGTTCACATTTCAGGTCACTCCGGTGGAACCGGTGCGAGTCCGCGAACGTCCATCAAAAACGCCGGACTGCCGTGGGAACTCGGCCTGGCGGAGGCGAACCAGATGCTTAGACGGACGGGGCTTCGCTCCCGTATCCGAGTCAGCGTCGATGGTGGGCTGAAAACGGGTCGCGACGTCGCCGTCGCGGCCCTGTTGGGCGCGGAGGAGTTCTCGTTCGGGACCGCCAGCCTCGTCACCAGCGGGTGTGTGATGGCCCGGCAGTGTCACAAGAACACCTGTCCGGTCGGCATCGCCACGCAGGACGAAGACCTCCGCGCACGGTTCCCCGGCGAACCCGACCACGTCATCAACTACATGACGTTCATCGCGACTGAACTGCGGGAAATCATGGCCGAACTCGGCGTCCGAACCGTCGAGGAGATGGTCGGCCGCGTCGAGTTGCTCCGTCAACGCGAGACGGACCACCCGAAAGCGCGCCGCCTCGACCTCTCCGCGGTGTTGGCCGACCCGGCCGATGGTGAGGGTGCTGACGACAATCGAACCAAGACCCGAGACCAGGACCACGCGCTGGATGACCATATCGACCACATCCTGTTGACCGCCGCTCGGTCGGCAATCGAGGGCGACGATACGGTCGAAATCGAGGGATCGATTTCGAACCGGGACCGGGCAGTTGGTTCCATGCTCTCCGGTCGGGTTTCGGCAGTTCACGGGGAATCCGGCCTCCCGGACGGAACGATCACGTGCCGGTTCGACGGTACCGCCGGACAGAGTTTCGGCGCGTTCGCTCAATCGGGCGTCGATCTGTTTCTGACCGGAACGGCGAACGACTACGTCGGAAAGGGCCTCTCGGGCGGTCGTATCGTCTTACAAACCCCTGATGATGCCGGGTACGACGCCGGAAACGTCGTCGTCGGAAACGTCGCGCTCTACGGTGCAACCGAGGGTGAAGCCTACGTTAACGGCGTCGCTGGCGAGCGATTCGCGGTTCGAAACAGCGGCGCCAAAGCGGTCGTCGAGGGCGTCGGCGATCACGGTTGCGAGTACATGACCGGCGGTGTGGTGGCGGTGCTCGGTGAGATCGGCGAGAACTTCGCCGCAGGCATGACCGGCGGCGTTGCCTACGTCCGCGATAACAGTGGGATCCGGGAGCGTATCAACGGCGAAACGGTATCGCTTTCGTCCGAACTGGAGGACCGCGACGAAGCGGTGCTTCGCCGCTTGGTGGAAAATCACGCCACGGCGACCGACAGCGAGGTTGCGCGGTCACTGCTGGAACGCTGGAAGTCGGCGAAAGAAACCTTCGTGAAAGTCATGCCCGACGCCTATCGGCAGGCCATCGAGGCCGGGCAGGAAGACGTTCGGACGACGCCACCCAGTGCGGTTCCGACGTCCGGAGAACCCTCGCGGATCGAAATCGTTTCGGACGACTGA